AACAGCTCCATCCTTCAAGCTTTTAAGAATGATATTCTCAAACTGTTTTACACTCTTCAATCTTCCACTACCCTGAACAATGTATGTAAAGGCATACTTATCCGATGTCGGCTGGTTGGCTATGCTACCTGCTGAAAACTCTTCGTTTTGAGACTCTATGGCTTTATAAATATCCTGCGGTGTCAGAGAGTATTTTGCAAGTTTATCCGGGTATAACCAGACCCTTATGGAATAAAGTTTGCTTCCAAAGATTATTGCATCACCAACACCCTTAACCCTTTTTAGTGCATCAAGCACATTGATATTGAGATAGTTTGTCAAATTCACTATATCCCTATTACCATTACTGCAAAAGGCATAGACTTTGAGTATATCAGGAGAACGCTCTCTTACTTCTATGCCCAACCGCCTAACCTTCTCAGGTAGCTTACTTAGAACATTCTGAACCCTATTTGATACATCTATTTTGGCTATCTCTGGGTCTGTTCCAACCTTAAAATAAACACTAATTGACAAAGAACCATAAGAAGCCGTCGATTGTATGTAAAGCATATTTTTAACACCGTTGATTGCTTCTTCCAATGGTGCTGCAACGGTTTTTAGAATTGTCTGTGCATCAGCTCCGGGATAATAGGCACTAACCGTAACGCGCGGCGGTGTAAGTTTTGGATACTCTTCAACGGGCAGGTTGTATATAGCCAAAATTCCAGCAATAACGATAATTAAAGCTATTACAGTGGCAAATCTTGGTCTGTTGATAAAGAACTTTGATATCATCTATTTACAATCTTCCCTATTTTTATCTTCATCTTGGGTCTTATCTTCATAAGATTGTCATAAGCAACTAAATCACTACTTTTTAGACCCTTTACTATAAAAAAACCATCCTTTTGAGCGACTATCTTTATGGGTTTTGGTATAACAACATTATCTTTAATAAGATAAACCATAGGAAAATGCTCTGTCTGTATAACGACACTCTGCGGAATCTTGGCGACTTCTCTATAATAGACATCTCCAAGCATAACCCTTACAAACTGATTAGGCATAAGCTTTAAATCATTATTATCGAAGATAGCCTTAGCCTTAACTGTTGATGTATCAGGGTCAATAACCTTATCAACAAAACAGAGCTTACCCACGATTTTTCCTTTAGGCAAAAGATAAACCCTTATGCCATTTTTAATATCATCTCTGTATTTCAAAAACTGCTCATCGGGTATAGAAAACTCCGCATATATGGGCTTAATCTTATCAATTTCTACCAACGCATCACCAACCTTCACATAGTTGCCAACATCTATAAGCTTCTCTCTAACATATCCACTGATAGGAGCTTTAACCTTTGTGTATGATAGCCTTATCTTCGCATCTTCAAGCTGAGCTTTTACAACTTCAACATTTGCCTTTGCCTGTTGATATCCGAAGAAGGCATCATCTCTTTTCTGAGCACTAACAAGATTCTCTTTAAAAGACTTCTCTATCCTAAGATAATTAGACTTTGCATTCTCAAGTTTGGCTTTTGCAAGCTTCAGCTGAGCAAATAACGAATCAACCTTAGCCTTGTATAAAGCAGGGTCTATAACAAACAGCACTTCACCCTTTTTAACGAAGCTACCTTCCCTAAAGAGCCTTTTAACTATCGTTCCGTCCACTTTAGCCCTTACAACACAACTATCGACACTTTTAAGCCTTGCAGGGAATATGGGATTTACTTCTATCTTATCTTTAACTTCAACTTTATACACATCAATAGTTGGAGTGAACTTAAAGTGTCTATTTTTTGGTGCTGCAAAAGACACAGTTGCAATTGCAACAATCAACAGGCAAATCAAGAAATCTTTAACTCTTCTCATCTCACTTCACCTTTTCTTTTGTTGAATTTTGTTATACAATTTAAATTAAATAAAGTCAACGAAAGGAAAGCAGATGATTACTCTGATAACAGGCGGTGTAAAATCTGGCAAAAGCAGGTTTGCCTTAAAACTCACAGAAAACAAAAAAGATAAATTCTTCATAGCAACAGCAGAACCGATAGATGACGAGATGAAAGCAAAGATAGAAAAGCACAAATTAGAGCGTAAGGGAGAATTTACAACAATAGAAGAGCCAATCTATCTTGCCAAAGCCATCTCAAACATTCAAAATGCTCAAGTTTGTATAATAGACTGTCTGAATATCTGGGTTAACAACCTTCTGTATTACGACAAATTAGACCAGATAGAAGAGCTTTTAAAACTATTAAAAAATTTCGTAAAGTTTGAGCTTATCTTTGTAAGCAACGAAGTGGGAATGGGGCTTCTGCCTGCAGATAAGCTGTCTCGACACTTCGTAAATCTTTTGGGAAATTTAAATCAGCAGATAGCAGCTATGTCTGATGCTGTGTATTTTATGGTTAGCGGATTGCCTTTAAAAATCAAATAGACTCTCTTACCCTTATTCCTAAACTTTCAAACAACTCAACTCTGTCTCTATTCTGCCCAACAGGAGAAAAAACAATCTCATCAACGCCCTTCTTAATAAGCCAGGATATCAATCGTATGGAATGACCTCTTCTCTCTTCATAGAAAGGATTTTCATATTCAATAACAGACAACAACTCACCTTCAACAGATTTTTCTTCTATTCTTATTCTGGCAACATCTCTTAGTCTCTCTGCTATATTTCCGTTTTCATCGAGCAGAAATGCGGTCTTTATTGTCGACTTTTTTGCCGGTTCGTAATGAATGGTTATAAACTGTAGGTTTTCTATCTCTCTTTTCAAATCATTCTCTATTTCTTCAACAAGGTCATGGGCTCTACTCATGTTTTTCTCATCGATTTTTATCGTTATATCGGCAACATAGATGCTGCCGGCTTTCCTTATAAAAACAAAATCTACGCTTTCAACTTTCGGATGAGAGACAATAATTTTCTTAGCTTTTTCTATAAGTTCCACATCAACGGAAGCATCAAGCAAGGTTAAAACAGCATCCTTCACTATCTCAAAGGCCTCTTTGTAAATTGCAAGGACAATAATCACAACTGCAACCTGTTGAGCATAGGGAACCTTAAAATAACTCATAACAATACCGATTATTGCCACAACCGTTGTTCCTGCATCGCCTATCCACTCCATAACATCAGCATTGACACCAGGAGAATTTAGTTTCTTTGCAGACCTTAACTCAAAATAGATAAAAACCACCTGAGCAATTAAAACAGCAACCAAAAATGGAATAGTTATATAAATATTAACTTTAACAAACGGATTCGAATGAAATATAACAGATTCAACAATTTCATAACCCACATAAAATATAGCTAAACCACCAAAAAGGGCAGCTAAATCTTCAAGCTTATGCATACCCAAAGGGAATCTTTTACTCTTCCTGCCCGAAAGCTTAACCGAAGCATAAATAAGAGAAGAAACAATAACATCTGATACGCTATGAATTCCATCTGCTATAATAACAGGAGTATTCGTAAAGACACCTACGCACAGTTTTCCAACGGCCATTACAATGTTCAGAAGTGTAGATGCTATGAGCCAGAACTCTTTTGCTTTTTGCAGATTTTTCTCTTCCATGCAGAAGATAATAATACTTTTTTCTCATGAGTCAACTTTTTAAACTTATGTTCAAAACAGGTTGACTAAATTCCTTCCTGTTGATATTTTAAGGTATGAATATGAATAAAAAGAATCGTGTCTCTTATGAAAATGTAAAACCATACACAACAAAGGATGGCTCAATCATAAGGGAATTGATACATCCCAATCATATGAAAGTAAAAAATATAAGTCTTGCGGAAGCCATAGTAAAACCGAACGAAGAGACTTTTTTACATATTCACAAAACTTCAGAAGAGATTTACCACATAACAGAAGGCAAAGGCGTCATGCAGCTTGGAGATAAAACCTTTGAAGTCAAAAAAGGCGATTCTATACTTATTCCGCCAAAAACACCACACAAAATCAAGAATAATTCACAAGAAGAACTAAAAATACTCTGCATCTGTTCGCCACCCTACTCTCACGAAGACACAGAGCTATTATAACTATATCAACCTACAAGATTCACAAACCTATAAGCCGGAATAACCTTGATTCTCACACCTTCTTCAACAATCTCTTCTTCATCATCAAAGGTTACAATAAACCCTTCTTTAAGATTAAAGTATTTACAACACTCTATAAGCCCTTCAATTTCCCTTTTTCTTGTTGCTTCTGATGAGAACTCATAGCAGACCTGAATGGCCATTCTTTCATCAACAACAAAATCACACTCTCTTTTGCCTTTAAAGAATTTTATACTGTTATATTTTGTTTTAAGCTCATGCCAGATTAAGTTTTCAAGCAATGCTCCACGGCTGGTCTCACCAAATGAGCGTATGGCATTCAAAAGGCCATTATCCACAAAGTAAACTTTCTTCTCTGAAAGCTCAGATTTTAAAACAGAGTGATGATGTTTCTTAACGAGTCCTATCAAAAATGAAGTCTCCATATAATACAGATAGTTATACAAAGTATTTTTGCTTACCTTTATGCCTTGAGACTTAAGCTCATTGTAAATCTTATTTGTAGAAAAGCTGCTTGTTATGTTTTCTGCAACCCTTTTTATGAAGTATTTCAAGACAAAAGGCTCTTTTATGCTATATCTTTCCACTATATCCCTATATATCATAACATTAAAATACTCCTGCAGAGCAAGAAGTTTTAGCTCTTTTCTCATTAACGGAATCTCTGGAAAACCGCCGTATACAAGAAACTCGTTGAATAGCTTGATTAATTTTGCTTTTTTGTTTGTATCGTATATATCCACATTAAAATCAAACTTGAAGTCTTTAAACCTTAAAAACTCTTCAAATGTTAAAGGGCTGACTTCGTATGTTAAAGTTCTTCCCCTTAGGGATGTTGCAATCTCATCACCAAGCAGTTTGGAATTTGAGCCGGTTATAAAGATGTTCTTTGTTATAGTTTCGTATACCCTTCTTACAAATCTCTCCCAACCGTTTACATTTTGAATCTCATCGAAGAAAAGATATATATCCTTTAAATCTATATCAGGATATAGCTCTGAGTATGCCTGAAGCAATAGATTTAAATCTTCCTTTGTTAAATCCATTCTCTCATCTTCAAAATTGATGTAAACACATCTTCTTTTGTCTATTCCATCACTTATCAGCTCACTTATTGTTCTAAAAAGCAGGTAAGTCTTTCCAGCTCTCCTTGAGCCTATAACAGATACAATCTTATTAGAATCCACAGGTAGTTTTATGTTTCTCTCAATAACTGATGGCAAATTCCAGGAGTGAAACTCTACTATGATTGATTTTAAAACTTCTTTCTTTTTCATAGGGAAATATTATTAAATATTGTTATCTTTTGTTTGTAAGGAAAAATATAAGTCCTCTTTAAAATTTATAAAACATAGATCATTTCTAAATAAACTGCGTTGACAAATGATAATTAACCTTGACAACCAAATAAATAAGTGGTATATGAGCAAACGGTAAACAAAGAAAATGAAGTATAGAAAGCAAAAAAGAATGAAAAGGAAAATTTTTATTTTTATTTTAAAACTAATTGAATAAACCAATCATATTTATCATAATATTATCTCATCAAAAATACAAGATTGAGATTGAGGGAGGTAAAAAATGAAAAAGTTGGCAGTTATCGTATTAATAGTTGGAATGGTTATGGGTTTTGGCAATTTATCGAAAGCAAAAAATGTGTCTTTAGGCTTAAAGGTGGGAACATTGGGAATAGGGCCAGAAATCTGCTACCACATAAATGACGCTTTCAGCGTTAGAGGTCAGTTTGGATACTTTTCCAAAAATTTTGATACAACCGAAGCAGATGTAAAATACGACTTAAAGTTCAAAATAAGAAATGCAGGGCTTTTGTTAGACTGGCACCCTTTTGAAGGAGCATTTAGAATTAGTGCCGGCTTATTTTACAACGGCAATAAATTTACTGGTGATGCAAAATCTATCGAAGGAGAAAAGTACACAATAAATGGCCATACCTACTACTTAAACAAAATAAGTGCTTCTATAAAATACACTAAGCTCGCACCTTACATCGGTATAGGATATGATACAGCTTCATCTAAAGATAGTGGATTAGGGTTTTTGGTAGATTTGGGTGTTTTCTACAGTAAACCTAAGGTAAGCGTTGATGCTTACGGAGATCCAGATGTAATAAACGACCCTCAGTTTAAGGCTGACCTATCTAAAACAAAAAGCGAACTAAAGAGTTATGCCGACAAACTTAAATTCTATCCTGTAATAATGATAGGACTAACCTACAGATTTTAATTTCCAACTCCTCGAGAGAAATTAACAGCGAGTAGAAGTTTTTCTCTACTCGCTGTTTTTACTCTCAATTTCTCTTCTCAAAAAAACAGTCAGAGTAAAATAAAACAAAAAATATCCACTGTATCTATTTTTTATTAAATTATTAAAGGCGTTCTTGACAATATTCTAATATTTGAATATATTGAAACAAGAAATTAAAAAGACGGAGGTGTAAAAATGCTCGACAGATTTGCAAAACACAGAGAGATTGTTAACGGTATCACAACATTAGATGATACAGAAAAGGAGTTGCTCTACTCTGCCTTGAATATTCACGGACACTTCTGTGGCGGAATGCCCATGGGATACCTGGCAGGACTTGCAGGTCTAAAGGCTTTAAGTGCAAAAAGGGAGCTTAGTATGGACAAAGAAGTGATTATTTTTGTCGGAGACCATCATGCCGGTGGCTGTTTTGCCGATGGGGTTCAGTTTGCAACAGGTTGCACATTCGGAAAAGGCATAATGAGAAAAGAGCCAAAGGGAAAATGGAGTTATCTACTTATCGACAGAAAAAGCCAAAAGGCCGTAAAAGTTACAGTTAAACCAGAGATAATGAAGGCTGCATATGATGCACCGTTTATAAAGGATTACAGACTAAAAGGCATTCCACCTGCAGAAGTTGACCAAGAAGTCGCAATCAAGGCATTCTTGGGGCTGTTCTCAAAACCGTTTGAAGAGATAGTCAACATAGAAGGCCCTTTTGATTACACTATTGATAAAACACCATCTTCGTTTAACCTTGCATTCTGTGAAATCTGTGGCGATGCCGTTGCGGAAAATTACCTGCGTGTGGAAAATAACAAAAAGGTTTGTCTTGACTGTTTTACATACAAAAACATTTAAGGGTAGTATGCCATGTTTAGCGTATCTACAAGCATTGTTGCCTTGAGCTTTGTGATTATATGGGCTGCATCGTTTCTGTTTGCCATGCTTGGACTTGGCGGCGGCATGGTCTATGTACCTGTAATGAAATGGTTGGGATTTGACCTAAAAAGCGTTGCCATACCATTAGGCTTGCTTCTAAACGGCCTAAACACGGCACTTGCCATGATCCCATATCACAAAGCAAAGCTTATAGATTACAAAGGTGCTCTTCCCTTCGCACTTGCAGCTATAATAGGAGCACCGTTTGGTGCATATACAGTTCAGTTTATACCAACAAGGATAGTTTTAATTCTCTTCATCACTGCCGTTCTTATAGCAGCCTTCAGGGTTTTTGTATCAACAAAAGCACCAGACGAAGACAACCTAATAGAATTCAAAAAGAGACTCATATACGGCGGTATTAGTGGACTTTTAATAGGTTTTGTCGGTGGAATGCTGGGTATAGGCGGTGGATTTTTAGCAGCACCAATCCTTATGAGTATGGGATACAACGCAAAAAGGGCAGCTGCCACAACAGCATACATAGTAACATTCTCATCTGCAAGCGGATTTTTGGGACATGTTGCAGAAGGCCACTTTGACCCACTACTCACGGCAGTCTTGGTTGTTGCTGTGTTGTTGGGTTCTCAGCTTGGAGCAAGGTTTACAGTAAAAAAAGCAAAATCAAAGACAATCAAGAAAATTTATGTTATAATTCTTCTGCTTATTGCCATTAAACTGACGCTTGGCCTGTTTGGAGTGAGATTTAGGTGAATCTTGAAACCTATGAGTTCAAATCGCAGGTGGTTAAGGCACTTGCTCATCCTTTGCGCCTTGCCATCTGCGAATACTTATTGGAAATAAAAGAACCCAAGTGCGTAAACCATATAGCCGGCGTATTTAACAAAAACCAATCGGTCATTTCAAAACATCTCTCCATTCTTCAACAGGCATCAATCGTAAAGATTCAAAAAGAAGGCGTATTTACGCGATACACTCTGACTCAGCCGGAAATCATGAAAAGTCTCTTAAAAAGCATTAACGAGCTTGTAAAAAAATCGGCAGAATACAATCTTAAACTAACAAAAAACCTTTAGAAACTCTCCTGCATTATACTCTTTGCAAGCTTCAGAGCTTCTCTGTGGGCTTTAACATCATGAACCCTAAAGATAGAAGCACCCTTAAGCAGGGCTACAACATTTGAAGCAATCGTGCCAAACAGTCTATCCTTAGGATTTTCAATATTCAAAATAGCACCTATAAAGCTCTTCCTTGAAGTTCCAATAAGAATAGGTCTTCCAAATATCTTAAAAGACTCAATATTGTTTAGAATCTTTAAATTATCTTCAAACTTCTTTCCAAAACCAATACCAGGGTCAAGCACGATTCTTTCTTCATCTATCCCAGCTTTTCTTAGTTTGTCCATTATTTCTCTGAATTTACTATTTATCTCGGATATTAAATGCTCATAAAAAGGGTTCTTCTGCATATTCTTTGGCGTGCCTTTTATGTGCATCTCAACAACACCACAATTGCTCTTTGAGAGAACTTCCAAAAGCTTCTTGTCAAAACCAAGTCCACTTATATCGTTTATTATGTCAGCACCTAAGGATAAAACTTCTTCTGCAACCTTAGACTTGTATGTATCAACAGATAAAACAACATCACTTCCAAATCTCTTCTTAATCGCTTCAACAACAGGAACAACACGCTTCAACTCTTCATCCAAACTTACAAATTCGCTACCCGGTCTTGTTGATTCTCCGCCAACATCAACAATATCCGCACCTTCTTTAAGCATCTCTTCTGTTCTTTTTAATGCCGCATCAACGCTATTAAACTCTCCACCATCAGAAAACGAATCTGGCGTAACATTTAAAACGCCCATAATCAGATAGTTATCTTTTAAATCAAACCTTTTATCCCTAAAAGCCCAGACAAAATCAGCATTCAGAACATTCTTTAAAGCATTTTCCAACTCTTCTGCCAAAACCCTTAAAAACTCAAAGTTCTGTTTCTTTAGTTTTTCAGCAAGCTTTTCAATCCTTTTTGCATCACCAAGAATCAGGCAGTCTGTAATCTGAGTCTTTGCTGTTATAACATCCTTCTGAACAGCAGCATCTATGCCAACAGACAAGGCTTCCTGTTTTAAGATATTGGCATGATAAAACTTACAATCAAACACTTTGACAGCATAACAGACGCCCTTTCTATCCATCAAATCAACAGCAATATCATCAACACCTATACTTTTCAGCTCTTCTCTTACTTTCTCTATTTCGTTTATCTTAAGCAGCTCTATCATCGTTTAACCCCAAAATCTCATCTATCTCTTTTGCATCTATAACTTCCTTCTCAAGCAGCCTTTGAGCCATCTTTTCAACCTTATCCTTATTCTCTGTAATTATCTCAACGGCAATCCTATACCCATCATCAACAATCTTTTTAATCTCAGCATCGATGAGCCTTGCTGTCTCTTCTGAAAATGTCTTTCTAACAGCTATATCTCTGCCTAAGAATACTTCCTTGCCTTCATCTGATAAGTGAATCGGGCCTAACGAACTCATACCCCATTCACACACCATTCTCCTTGCAATCTCCGTTGCCCTTTCTATATCGTTTCCTGCACCTGTCGTAATACTGCCAAGCATCACTTCTTCTGCAGCCCTTCCACCCATTAAAACGGCAATCCTGTTCATTAGATACTCTTTATCGTATGTGTATTTATCATCTTCTGGTAGCTGCTGAGTTACGCCTAAAGCCATACCGCGCGGGATTATGCTAACCTTATGAACTGGATCTGTATTCGGCAGCATCTTAGCAACTATTGCATGACCAGACTCATGATATGCCGTAATTCTCTTTTCTCTTTCGCTGATTATTGCATTTTTTCTCTCTGGGCCAAGCAAAACTTTATCCTTTGCCAAATCAAAATCTTCCATTTCAACCTTTGTTTTGTTTTTTCGCGCGGCAATCAAAGCAGCCTCATTAACCAAGTTTGCAAGATCCGCTCCAACAAAACCTGAAGTTGTCTTCGCTATAATCTCCAAATCAACATCATCTCCAAGTGGAATCTTTCTCGTATGAACCTTTAAAATCTCAAGTCTTCCTTTAACATCCGGCTTCGGAACAACTATTCTTCTATCAAACCTACCAGGGCGCAGAAGCGCAGGGTCAAGAACATCAGGTCTATTTGTTGCAGCCATAACAATTATATTTGTGTCAGTTTGAAATCCGTCCATCTCAACCAAAAGCTGGTTTAGAGTCTGCTCTCTCTCATCGTTTCCACCGCCTACACCAGCACCACGCTGCCTGCCCACTGCATCTATCTCATCAATAAACACAATACATGGAGCATTTCTCTTTGCCTGATTAAATAAATCTCTTACTCTACTTGCACCTACACCAACAAACATTTCAACAAAATCAGAGCCACTTATCGTAAAAAATGGAACACCTGCTTCACCTGCAACAGCTTTGGCAACAAGCGTTTTTCCTGTTCCTGGAGCACCAACCAAAAGAACACCTTTTGGTATCTTTGCGCCTATCTTGGTAAACTTTCCCGGATTCTTTAAAAACTCAATTATCTCAAGCAACTCATCCTTTACTTCATCAATCCCAGCAACATCTTTAAATGTTACCCTGTTCTTCGGGTCACTTACAAACATCCTTGCATTGCTTTTGCCAAAGTTTAATGCCTTTCCACCCTTATTCATCTGATTCATGAAGTAAAACCATAAGAAGATAAACACAATCATCGGAACCCAATAAATGAGTATATTCGTCAAGATTGAATTGTTCTCTTTTGGCTTCACAACAACATCAACGCCTTTCTTTGCAAGCTTGTCCGCTATATCTTTCACTTCCGGCGTATATGTTCTATATCTTTTGCCATCTGTGGTTGTTATATAAACTTCATTTCCATCAAACCTTACACTTTTTATCTTATCAGAATCAACAAGCCGAATAAGTTTTGTGTAATCAATCTTTACAAACGAGTAATTGCCAGCATTATTAAACATATTAAAAAGCAGTATCATCAAAACAGCTATAATCATCCACAAAAATGCGTTCCTGTAAACAGGCGACATTAATACCCCTCCATTTTATCTTCTTAGGTGCAAAATATAACAAAAGATAGGAATAAAGTCTATAATAAGCTTAAATTTCCTGTATCCAGCCGTCTAAGTTTAACTTTTCAACAAACTCAACAATTTCAAAGTACTCATCAACATTTACTTTTCTGTTTATAATCGAATGAGAGAAGGCTTTATAGGCGGGAAAATACTGAAACATTACAGAAACCTTAGCCTTTGGCAGATTCTTTTTTACCCACATCAATGCCTTTTTTGAATTCTCTATGTATCCTGGCATAACAAGATGCCTAACAATCAAGCCTTTCCTTGCTATGCCATTTTCTAAAACAAGCTCGCCTTTTGTCTCATACATCTTTTTTAACGCCTTTGTCGCAACTTCAAAATAATCAGAAACACCAGACAACTCCATCGACATCCTACTATCAACATACTTCAAATCACCAAGATAAACATCAACGCACTCATCGAGCATCTCTATAACTTCTTCTTTATCATAAGATGATGTGTTGTAAACAATAGGTATTTTTAAGCCTTTCTTTCTTGCAAGCCTTATGGCATCACATATAAGATGAACAAAGTGCGAAGGCGTCACTAAGTTTATATTGTTTGCATCTCTTTTCTGAAGAGAGAGCATTAAATCAGCAAGCTCTTCAGTACTTACAACTCTGAATGCACTTTTAAGTTGGCTTATAGGATAATTTTGACAATAGATGCATGACATATTGCAACCTGCAAAGAAGATAGTGCCAGAACCGTTCTTTGAGCTTATTGGCGGCTCTTCGCCAAAATGAAGATTGACACTTGCTATCTCGAGCTGATTTTTGGTTTTACATAAGCCCTTATGAAGGTTTCTATTTATGCCGCACTCTCGTGGACAAAGTCTGCAGGAGCTCCCAACAAGGTCGTGTAGATTCATAATTCAAGCAATAAAAAAAGGGAGAACCCTTACGGATTCTCCCTGATTTAGCCTTTTTCCAGACTGGATTATTTTGCTCCAGCAAGCTCCTCGAGCATGTCTGTTGTGATGGATTTTGGTCTTTCGATCTGATAACCGAGACCTCTGTCCCAAATAATGTTGCATGTAACACCCAATGCTCTTCCGATACCGAAGAGTACCGTATAGAAGTCGTACTCTCTTACGCCATAGTGCCACTGGATGCAGCCGGAGTGAGCATCTACGTTTGGCCATGGATTCTTTACTTTGCCAAGCTGCTGCAAGATTGGTGGAACAACCTGATACATCAAGTCTACATACTTGAAGATTGGGTCGTCTGGTAAGTGTTTCAAAGCGAACTCTCTCTGAGCCGTGTATCTTGGGTCTGTCTTTCTCAAAACTGCATGACCGAATCCTGGAACAACCTGACCAGAATTCAATGTATCCCAAATGAATTTCTCCATCTCTTCTTTTGTTGGGATCTTGCCGCCCATCTTCTCCATTACGCCCTGGATCCATCTGAGAACTTCCTGATTTGCAAGACCGTGTAATGGACCAGCAAGACCGCACATACCTGCTGCATAGGAGTAATAGATGTCGGACAATGCACTTGCTACAAGGTGTGTTGTGTGAGCGGAAACATTTCCACTCTCATGGTCGGAATGCAAGATGAAGTACATTCTTGCAACATCGTCATAAGGTTTGTCGATGCCCATCATGTGAGCGAAGTTTCCACCGAAGTCAAGGTTAGGATCACTTGGAATGTGTGTATCGCCCTTATATTTCATTCTATAGATGTATGCACCAAGCAATGGAAGTTTTGGCATTAAGTCCATAACATCTTCATACATATACTCCCAAGCATCATTCTTATTGAACTGACCAGATGCATACCATTTAGCAAACTTGGAGTCTCTCTGCATAGCCAAAATACCAGCAGCAAACATTGTCATTGGATGAGTATCTCTTGGCATAGCTCTCAAGATGTCGATTACATACTGTGGAAGCTGCTCTCTCTTCTTCCACTCTGTGTAAACTTCTTCAACATCCTTCTCAGTTGGCAAATCGCCTGTTAACAACAGATAAAAATGACCTTCAACATAAGGCATTTCAGCGCCTTCAGGCTTTGGCAATTTCTCCATTACTTCAGGGATTGTATAACCCCTAAATCTAATACCCTCGTAAGGGTCAAGATAAGAGATGTCTGTAATGAGAGCTTTCAAACCTCTCATTCCTGCAATGATTTTGTAAACTGTTACCTCGTCGATAACCTTGTCAGCAAACTCCTTGTAGAGTCTGGTAATCCTTGGTCTGTGAGCCTGAATCTTCTCGTAGAGCTTCTCCTTAATGCTCATAGCTAAACCTCCTAAAAATAAATTTTGTTCTTAAACAAGCCTTCGCGGCGATTCTCTTCCCTATGCTGCTTTCGTGTTAATCTATAGCACTATTTTTAATACTTGTCAACACTTTAAACATTTTACTAACAATAAGGAAAAATTAACTAATCTCGTTTAATTTCCAACTTATTTTCTAATAACTCGACCATCTATTACAAAAATATACCTTTCAAACTCACAGAATTTTTTGTAGAATTTCTAAAATTTTTAGGATGGAGGCAAAAAGATGGAAT
This genomic stretch from Hippea alviniae EP5-r harbors:
- a CDS encoding sulfite exporter TauE/SafE family protein, translated to MFSVSTSIVALSFVIIWAASFLFAMLGLGGGMVYVPVMKWLGFDLKSVAIPLGLLLNGLNTALAMIPYHKAKLIDYKGALPFALAAIIGAPFGAYTVQFIPTRIVLILFITAVLIAAFRVFVSTKAPDEDNLIEFKKRLIYGGISGLLIGFVGGMLGIGGGFLAAPILMSMGYNAKRAAATTAYIVTFSSASGFLGHVAEGHFDPLLTAVLVVAVLLGSQLGARFTVKKAKSKTIKKIYVIILLLIAIKLTLGLFGVRFR
- a CDS encoding ArsR/SmtB family transcription factor; its protein translation is MNLETYEFKSQVVKALAHPLRLAICEYLLEIKEPKCVNHIAGVFNKNQSVISKHLSILQQASIVKIQKEGVFTRYTLTQPEIMKSLLKSINELVKKSAEYNLKLTKNL
- the folP gene encoding dihydropteroate synthase translates to MIELLKINEIEKVREELKSIGVDDIAVDLMDRKGVCYAVKVFDCKFYHANILKQEALSVGIDAAVQKDVITAKTQITDCLILGDAKRIEKLAEKLKKQNFEFLRVLAEELENALKNVLNADFVWAFRDKRFDLKDNYLIMGVLNVTPDSFSDGGEFNSVDAALKRTEEMLKEGADIVDVGGESTRPGSEFVSLDEELKRVVPVVEAIKKRFGSDVVLSVDTYKSKVAEEVLSLGADIINDISGLGFDKKLLEVLSKSNCGVVEMHIKGTPKNMQKNPFYEHLISEINSKFREIMDKLRKAGIDEERIVLDPGIGFGKKFEDNLKILNNIESFKIFGRPILIGTSRKSFIGAILNIENPKDRLFGTIASNVVALLKGASIFRVHDVKAHREALKLAKSIMQESF
- the ftsH gene encoding ATP-dependent zinc metalloprotease FtsH, which encodes MSPVYRNAFLWMIIAVLMILLFNMFNNAGNYSFVKIDYTKLIRLVDSDKIKSVRFDGNEVYITTTDGKRYRTYTPEVKDIADKLAKKGVDVVVKPKENNSILTNILIYWVPMIVFIFLWFYFMNQMNKGGKALNFGKSNARMFVSDPKNRVTFKDVAGIDEVKDELLEIIEFLKNPGKFTKIGAKIPKGVLLVGAPGTGKTLVAKAVAGEAGVPFFTISGSDFVEMFVGVGASRVRDLFNQAKRNAPCIVFIDEIDAVGRQRGAGVGGGNDEREQTLNQLLVEMDGFQTDTNIIVMAATNRPDVLDPALLRPGRFDRRIVVPKPDVKGRLEILKVHTRKIPLGDDVDLEIIAKTTSGFVGADLANLVNEAALIAARKNKTKVEMEDFDLAKDKVLLGPERKNAIISEREKRITAYHESGHAIVAKMLPNTDPVHKVSIIPRGMALGVTQQLPEDDKYTYDKEYLMNRIAVLMGGRAAEEVMLGSITTGAGNDIERATEIARRMVCEWGMSSLGPIHLSDEGKEVFLGRDIAVRKTFSEETARLIDAEIKKIVDDGYRIAVEIITENKDKVEKMAQRLLEKEVIDAKEIDEILGLNDDRAA
- a CDS encoding radical SAM protein, with product MNLHDLVGSSCRLCPRECGINRNLHKGLCKTKNQLEIASVNLHFGEEPPISSKNGSGTIFFAGCNMSCIYCQNYPISQLKSAFRVVSTEELADLMLSLQKRDANNINLVTPSHFVHLICDAIRLARKKGLKIPIVYNTSSYDKEEVIEMLDECVDVYLGDLKYVDSRMSMELSGVSDYFEVATKALKKMYETKGELVLENGIARKGLIVRHLVMPGYIENSKKALMWVKKNLPKAKVSVMFQYFPAYKAFSHSIINRKVNVDEYFEIVEFVEKLNLDGWIQEI